The genomic DNA atatatattgaaatggTGGAGTAAATTAATAGTATTCAAATAGAGGAAAGGCCGTTAGGGTATATATGACAAgaatttgacatgaaagacgTTTTTAATTTAGGAGTACGTACTTGCAAGTGTGATCATCATCGTGAAGAAATAACAAAAGCATTAATTTTAAGGAtcttttaattacttttatctagaaaagaaagaaaaattaaattacatagaTCGTTTCCGGGTGTAGGTCCCCATATATATCCTTTCTTAGGACCTGTTTCTGTTTTTGTGTGGGccatatgatatttaattaggTCAAAAAGAGCTGCATGcatcaaaaacatgtttatcatTAGTTGCCTTAATCTTTGTCTCTTCCTTCAGATCCATCATGGAATTcctgataataatatatactattaattcatctttctttttttcactttctcaaataaaatatataaatatgcatatataattaaacaactCTATAATGTAACAGGTAAGTCTTTATTGCCAAGCAAGGACCTTGAATGGTACTTCTTCGGTCCTCGCGATAGGAAATACCCTAATGGGTCAAGGACCAACCGGGCTACAAAAGCTGGTTATTGGAAGGCCACGGGAAAAGATCGACAAGTTAACTCTAAGACTAGATCGGTTGGGATGAAGAAGACTTTGGTTTATTATCGGGGTAGGGCTCCTCATGGGGCTCGTACTGGTTGGATTATGCATGAGTATAGGCTCGATGAAAGTCAATGTGAAATCCCATCTGGCCTTCAAGTAAGTAATTCATATTTCCATTATTTGATTTCTCTAaatccctatatatatatatgagcatttCACACTCTTTGTATATACATATGTAGGATTCGTATGCATTATGCAGAGTATTCAAGAAATTAAATCCAACCGGACCCaagattaatattaatattgatcaGGATCATTACGTTAGTAATAATTCTAATTCGTCTAACAATGTCGATCAAATATCAATTAGTGATGCCAACTGGACCACGTCAATCCCCATGTCAGATCATGCTTTCACCACCTACAATAACGTTCATATTCCATCATTTGCAATTTCATCTCCATCTATTTCCTATCCTCCATCAAAGGTACTActcattacttttatttaacaatcgaaaaaaagaaaaagaaaagtgaaATCTTTAATGTAGATAACATGTTGTGGCTATTGTTTTTTCTATCCTTAGGTAGTTGCACGGTTGCAACAACAAATCTCGCTACCCCCTTTGGAGGTGCATGACTTCCCGCAAAACGGAGTCACGGATATGAGAATATTGCCACATTCGAGTTCAATTGGGGGAAGAGATGACATTGTGGAGGAAATTCTTTCCCACGAATTGAATCTTGATCAGAATTCATGGGCAAGTCATGGTTATGACAACGTGTCTAATCATGATTTCTCATTCAACCCGTATGGGGACGTCAAGATTCATGAATCGGCAAGTTCATCGCGGTTGATGGACAGTGTTAGCAATTTGGACGAGGAATTCAATGCCGAGAAGCCGATTGAGAACTTGAGATGGGTGGGAACTACGAGAAAAGATTTGAATATTGATATCGGAGAATACAATTGTGTTCCCGTGGAACATATTTCAAGTTTCCAAAGAATCAACGAGCATTTTGACTTTCAAGGTACAAATAATCATAAGAATTCATGTCAAGGACTTAACAACAACAACACGAACTTTTCACTTGGATTCATCGAAGGTGATAACAACTTAGATGGAAGAAGCTTTCTAGATGAAGGGGACCTAGTTGATGATTTCTCCAGCACTCCGAGTTTCGATGTGTATGAGAAAGTCGAGGTTAATCATGGGTTCTTCATATCAACGTGTCAAGTATCCGAAACATTCTTTCACCAAATTGTCCCTTCCCAAGTCGTCAAGGTTTATCTAAATCCGACCATGATCACACAATACGATCATGATCTTGTTCCAAAGAAAATAGGGTTTTCGGAGAAGCTGGCGGAGTGTGTCCGAAATAATTTGAAGCTAATAGTGGAGACGATGAAGCCCATAATGAACAATGTTATGGCTCTCCTTGTGAGTTATAATTTCCATTATGCATTATTAGAAGATTCAGAGGATGAAAAACATAGTATGCATGAAGACTCGTTTAGCTCCGTGATAGAATACGTGAATTCATGTTCTTAATGTTATGAATTCGAGTTTTCGTAACTAAacaattagaaagaaaaaatcatatatagtAAAATACTTTGCATTGATGAATTAAGC from Impatiens glandulifera chromosome 9, dImpGla2.1, whole genome shotgun sequence includes the following:
- the LOC124915622 gene encoding NAC domain-containing protein 96-like: MAPVCLPPGFRFHPTDEELVAYYLKRKINGHKIELEVIPEVDLYKCEPWDLPGKSLLPSKDLEWYFFGPRDRKYPNGSRTNRATKAGYWKATGKDRQVNSKTRSVGMKKTLVYYRGRAPHGARTGWIMHEYRLDESQCEIPSGLQDSYALCRVFKKLNPTGPKININIDQDHYVSNNSNSSNNVDQISISDANWTTSIPMSDHAFTTYNNVHIPSFAISSPSISYPPSKVVARLQQQISLPPLEVHDFPQNGVTDMRILPHSSSIGGRDDIVEEILSHELNLDQNSWASHGYDNVSNHDFSFNPYGDVKIHESASSSRLMDSVSNLDEEFNAEKPIENLRWVGTTRKDLNIDIGEYNCVPVEHISSFQRINEHFDFQGTNNHKNSCQGLNNNNTNFSLGFIEGDNNLDGRSFLDEGDLVDDFSSTPSFDVYEKVEVNHGFFISTCQVSETFFHQIVPSQVVKVYLNPTMITQYDHDLVPKKIGFSEKLAECVRNNLKLIVETMKPIMNNVMALLVSYNFHYALLEDSEDEKHSMHEDSFSSVIEYVNSCS